One part of the Flavobacterium johnsoniae UW101 genome encodes these proteins:
- a CDS encoding AsmA family protein, whose amino-acid sequence MKTSYKNISLKILKWTGIVIAGILLLLFLIPLLFPGKVASEVKKIANERLDTKLEFSKSKLSFFTHFPSLTVSLDDISMTGSKPFGNDTLLKADQVAFGINLKRLIFDSEVKINKLYVSNALINVMVNEKGQANYNIYVAPEDRKNEKEDPNAPEEGTAIKLERIDLENCHVKYNDRSAKVLVDAKGFNYIGKGNLSDDIFDLNTDAKIDTLDFYYNRTAYLRKKAVRADLITRINTHALSFILQKNELQINKLPLKFTGLFTILRDGYKINIKAASENTTVKDLLSVMPPEYLTWLEKTEISGKSDLVLSFKGDYNVSKKQKPNLAFNLKIKDGAVSYQNAPVPLTDFQMDLNAMLPSLDTEQLLVNLRTLRFKVGEKDYFNAYLHSKGLSEMNVDASIKGALDLAVVDAAIGLEKIDLKGILKTNIQAKGLFSTSKKLFPKTIGGISLRNGWLKTDYYPNPIKDITFVANVLNKAGTYEDLIVAVSPASFVFEGNPMYVNMALSDFSDLAYNAKIKGELNVGRIYQVFSQKGLDVTGYAKADLSLKGKQSYATTGQYSKLDNRGTILLKNIKATSELFPKAFFIKQGNFRFQNEKMWFEKFYASYGKSDFDINGYLLNTINYFLESHGTLSGDFNMKSKLINVDEFMALEKGENKDRKLEVDYAKEDHPKMSGVVMIPKNLNVSLTANADKVEYNGLNLNKLSGKVGITKGSFYLENTSLNIIDCILGVNAAYKDESPTSAHFDAHFTAKDFSVQRAYKEIPMFHDMVTVAEKAQGIISVDYKIKGDLNGNMGPIYESLEGGGTINLRDVKIKGLKLFEGVSSQTGQKGLDDPKMEGIEIKSNINNNLISIEPFTFSVASFRPTIKGTTSFDGLLDLRMRLGLPPGGIIGFPIVITGTHENPKIKIFSKTGQKIIGAVYDEKNNKVVKKEKVSKKKS is encoded by the coding sequence ATGAAAACTTCATATAAAAATATAAGCCTTAAAATACTCAAATGGACAGGAATAGTAATAGCGGGAATACTGCTGTTACTTTTTTTGATTCCGCTGTTATTTCCCGGAAAAGTAGCCTCAGAAGTTAAAAAAATTGCAAACGAACGTTTAGATACCAAATTAGAATTTTCGAAGTCTAAACTTTCATTTTTTACCCATTTCCCTTCATTGACTGTCTCACTTGACGATATCTCTATGACGGGTTCAAAACCATTTGGAAATGATACTTTATTAAAAGCAGATCAGGTGGCTTTTGGAATAAACCTGAAAAGACTCATTTTTGACAGCGAAGTTAAAATCAATAAATTATACGTTTCAAACGCATTAATTAATGTAATGGTCAACGAAAAAGGACAAGCTAATTATAATATTTATGTAGCACCCGAAGACCGAAAAAACGAAAAAGAAGATCCAAATGCTCCCGAAGAAGGAACAGCAATAAAATTAGAACGAATTGATTTAGAAAACTGCCATGTAAAATACAACGACCGATCTGCTAAAGTTTTAGTCGATGCCAAAGGTTTCAATTACATTGGAAAAGGAAACCTGAGCGATGATATTTTCGATTTAAATACCGATGCCAAAATCGATACGCTGGATTTCTACTATAACCGAACTGCATATCTAAGAAAAAAAGCCGTTCGTGCTGATTTAATTACCAGAATCAATACGCACGCACTTTCATTCATTCTTCAAAAAAATGAACTACAGATTAACAAACTGCCTTTAAAGTTTACCGGTCTATTTACCATTTTAAGAGACGGGTATAAAATCAATATCAAAGCAGCATCAGAAAACACAACCGTAAAAGATTTACTTTCTGTTATGCCTCCGGAATATTTAACCTGGCTGGAAAAAACCGAAATTTCAGGAAAAAGTGATTTGGTGCTTTCTTTTAAAGGAGATTATAATGTTTCGAAAAAACAAAAACCCAATTTAGCTTTCAACCTAAAGATAAAAGACGGAGCCGTTAGTTATCAAAATGCGCCCGTTCCGCTTACCGATTTCCAAATGGATTTAAATGCCATGCTGCCTTCTCTTGATACCGAACAATTATTGGTAAACCTTAGAACTTTACGATTTAAAGTAGGCGAAAAAGATTATTTCAACGCTTATCTGCATAGTAAAGGTTTAAGCGAAATGAATGTAGATGCCAGTATAAAAGGTGCTTTGGATCTGGCTGTTGTAGACGCTGCAATTGGTTTGGAAAAAATTGATTTAAAAGGAATTTTAAAAACCAATATTCAGGCAAAAGGGCTTTTCAGCACCTCAAAAAAACTTTTTCCTAAAACAATCGGCGGTATTTCGCTTCGAAACGGATGGCTGAAAACAGACTACTACCCTAACCCAATTAAAGATATAACTTTTGTAGCCAACGTGCTTAATAAAGCCGGAACTTATGAGGATCTAATTGTGGCTGTTTCTCCCGCTTCTTTTGTTTTTGAAGGAAATCCGATGTATGTAAATATGGCATTATCAGATTTCAGCGATCTGGCTTATAATGCTAAAATTAAAGGAGAACTCAATGTGGGTAGAATATACCAGGTATTTTCACAAAAAGGTCTTGATGTAACCGGTTATGCAAAAGCCGATTTATCTCTTAAAGGAAAACAAAGCTACGCCACGACGGGACAATATAGCAAACTGGATAATCGAGGCACAATTCTGCTTAAAAATATCAAAGCTACTTCAGAATTATTCCCAAAAGCTTTTTTTATAAAACAAGGAAACTTCCGTTTTCAGAACGAGAAAATGTGGTTTGAAAAATTCTATGCTTCTTACGGAAAATCTGATTTTGATATTAACGGATATCTTTTAAATACTATAAATTATTTTCTGGAATCGCACGGAACTCTAAGCGGTGACTTTAATATGAAATCTAAACTCATCAATGTAGATGAATTTATGGCGCTTGAAAAAGGTGAAAATAAAGACCGAAAACTCGAAGTTGATTATGCCAAAGAAGACCATCCAAAAATGAGCGGTGTAGTAATGATTCCTAAAAACTTAAATGTTTCGCTTACTGCAAATGCCGATAAAGTAGAATATAACGGATTGAACCTAAACAAACTTTCAGGAAAAGTGGGCATTACAAAAGGTAGTTTCTATTTAGAAAATACTTCTTTAAATATTATTGACTGTATTCTTGGAGTTAATGCGGCATATAAAGACGAATCACCGACTTCTGCACATTTTGACGCACATTTCACTGCAAAAGATTTCAGTGTTCAGCGTGCTTACAAAGAAATTCCGATGTTTCATGATATGGTAACTGTTGCCGAAAAAGCACAGGGAATTATTTCTGTTGATTACAAAATAAAAGGTGATTTAAACGGAAATATGGGGCCAATTTACGAATCGCTTGAAGGAGGCGGAACAATCAATCTTCGTGATGTAAAAATTAAAGGTTTAAAATTATTTGAAGGCGTGAGTTCGCAAACCGGACAAAAAGGTTTGGATGATCCAAAAATGGAAGGAATCGAAATAAAATCGAATATTAATAATAATCTTATTTCTATAGAGCCTTTTACGTTTAGTGTAGCAAGTTTTAGACCCACAATTAAAGGAACCACAAGTTTTGACGGTCTTTTAGATTTAAGAATGCGTTTAGGATTGCCGCCGGGCGGTATTATTGGTTTTCCAATCGTAATTACCGGAACGCACGAAAATCCTAAAATTAAAATTTTCAGTAAAACAGGCCAAAAAATTATTGGAGCGGTTTACGACGAAAAGAATAACAAAGTGGTAAAAAAAGAAAAAGTAAGCAAAAAGAAATCCTAA
- a CDS encoding low affinity iron permease family protein — MKKKKQNGGSAFEKFASKVSKAAGSTTAFIGAFVIVVAWAVSGPIFNYSETWQLVINTGTTIITFLMVFLIQKAQNKDSLAIQLKLNELVASGERSSNSLVDIENMTEEEMVIIQKYYHRLAELAKKDESIRTSHSVAEAHSQHEYKDKNRTKHRTARNTDKK; from the coding sequence ATGAAAAAGAAGAAACAAAATGGCGGAAGTGCATTTGAAAAATTTGCTTCAAAAGTTTCAAAAGCGGCCGGAAGCACTACTGCTTTTATAGGCGCTTTTGTTATTGTGGTTGCCTGGGCAGTTTCAGGACCTATTTTCAATTATTCTGAAACCTGGCAATTGGTTATCAATACCGGAACCACGATTATTACTTTTTTGATGGTTTTTCTAATTCAGAAAGCCCAGAATAAAGATTCTCTGGCCATTCAATTAAAACTGAACGAATTGGTAGCTTCAGGCGAGCGCTCAAGCAATAGTCTGGTTGATATTGAAAATATGACAGAAGAAGAAATGGTTATCATTCAAAAATATTATCATCGTTTAGCTGAGCTGGCTAAAAAAGATGAAAGCATTAGAACCTCACACTCTGTTGCCGAAGCACATTCGCAGCATGAGTACAAAGATAAAAACAGAACCAAACATCGTACTGCACGAAATACAGATAAAAAATGA